ACCCCTGCGTTTCGCTCCAGTGCGACCAGGACACGTGCGGGCTCTATCTCTGCGAGAACCTGGCTCCTGAAGTGAGGCCGGCGCGGCTTCCTCCCGCGCGACCTCCCGTTGCCGCAGCGCCAGGAAGCGGACCCAGGCGGAACAGGGGGCGCGACCCCAGGCATCCCAACAGCGCGGCACCCGTGATGGTGTTTCCGAACTGGAATGGCGCGCGTGAGCGCACCGTGCCGCCCACGCATCAACTCCCCGCCGGCCGCTTCGAGAAGCACCACATCTTCCCGCAGGCCGAACTCCTCGCGAGGTGGTTCGAGCGCCAGGGCGTCAAGATTCATAACTACACCCTGCCGATACCTCGCGATCTCCATCGGAAGATTCACGGAGGGGATGGCCGAGGCGGCGCCTGGAACCAGGCGTGGCGCGACTTCATGCTGGCCCACCCCAGAGCCACGCCCGCGGACATCTACAAACACGCGGGGGAGCTCATCTACCGCTTCCAATTGCTGGGCGGCCCCATCCAGTCGTACTACTCGACCCAGCGATGACACGGTTCTTCTGGCTTGGCGAGGACACATCGTCCGCGACACATTCGGGCGGCACCATCGATGCGTGGCACAAGTGGGGCCTCCCTGGAGTGCACTGCCCCACGTGCGGCGCCACGTGGAGCGACGTCGGGTACGACTACCCCTGCGTTGATTTGTCGCGCCTCCCCGAGCGAGCGCTGTTCGAGCGTCCCCGTCCCGAGCCCTTCTCCGAATTCGCACGCCTCCGGGAGCTGGTGCGTCCCCTCGTGCCTCCGCATGCCGTGCTCCCCCCTGGAACGGGCTTCGGTCCCTTGATGGGCAAGGCGACGGGCCGATTCGGCCCCACCGCCTGGGTCGAGCAACTGCTGCTGCTGGTCCAGCCCGGCGTGTTGTCACGTCTTCAAGCAGACGGTGTCGAAGGACTGGTGGGCTGCCGAACCGAGCTGACGTTCCGGCAGAAGTCCCCGCCCGAGCTCCTGGAACTCCAGATGGAACCGCTGGGCCGCCTGCACCCTGACTGCATTCCCTCGGAGGTACCGCCTCCGTGCGAAACGTGCGGCCGGCATGGCTTCTCGCGTCCGGAAGCGCCCATCCTGGATGCGGCCTCGCTCCCCTCGGGAGTCGACCTGTTCCGCGTCGGCAACTTCGCGACCATGGTCATTGGCACAGAGCGATTCATGGAGGCCGCGCGGCGGCAGCAGCTCGACGGCATCACCTACCGGGAAGTGCCCGCGCGAACGTAACCGCACCGCTGGGGGCGTGCACGCGGGCACGCCCCGACAGCGTCTTTATTCGCGCAGGAAGGGCTTCCCCGCCTCGGCCAGATTCAGCAGCTTGCGGAAGTCCACCTGCGGGACGCCCATTTCCTCGTCCTCGGGTTCGAGAACACCGCGAGCTGACTCCGCAGCGTGCCCGCCACGCCGAACTCACCGGCTTCGTAGTAGTCACAGACCAGGCCCGCGTCGACGTCCCCCTGCACCAGAGTCCACCCATCCCCATCCAGCCGGCGTGCCTTCAAACTCCCACCCACGGCCAGGCTGCCACGCTCCCCCACGGTGACACTCCCCGCCTCGAGGTTCCCGACGACGACCAGGCTTGGCGCCCAGCGACTCCGCGTCCTCCGCCAGCGACTTGCTTCTTGAGCAGCCAGTCCTTCTTCAGTGCCGGCCCACGCGCCTTGAGCTGCGCGCTCAATTCATTGCACTGCAGCGACATCCTCCTTCCCCTCTCAAGAGCTGACCCGCCCGAACCGCGACGCGCCTTCGCATGTCGCCTGTCATGCAGTCGACGTCATCCCTCTCACAGCCCCACCAGGCCGCTTCGCGCATTCCCGAATCGGGAGAGTGCCTCTCTACCGAAGCGCCGCGCCGTGCCGCCGCGCAGGGACACATGCTCGCGCGTCATTTCAAGCGGTTGTCCCCGCTCCTCCGGATGCGCGTCGGTCACAGCCGACACCCGCCTGGTGCGTGACCAACCATTCGGGCGGGCTGGAACATGGGCCTGATGGGCGAGCACGGATAGAGTCACGCCGGGTGCACCGGCCATGACCATGAAAAACAGCGGAAGAGGAAACGCGGGCACGGGCCGCGAGGACGACGCCTACGGCACCGGCCCGGGTTCACGGCGCGAGGACGCGCCCCCCGTCCCCCAGGTGGGGCGCTACTTCCTCCTCAAGCGCCTGGGACAGGGCGGCATGGGCGTGGTGTACGCGGCCTATGACCCGGACCTGGACCGCAAGGTGGCCCTCAAGCTGCTCCACGCGGACAGCCGGACGGACACGGAGGAGGCCCGAGCCCGGTTGCTGCGCGAGGCGCAGGCCATGGCGCGCGTCTCGCACCCCAACGTCATCCCCATCTTCGACGTGGACGTCTGGGGTGACCGCGTCTTCCTCGCCATGGAGCTGGTGGACGGCGGCACGCTGGCCTCGTGGGTGAAGGAGGGCCAACGCTCCTGGCGCGAAATCCTGGCGTCCTTCCTCGACGCCGGCCGCGGACTCCAGGCCGCGCACGAAGCGGGGCTGGTGCACCGCGACTTCAAGCCCGCCAACGTGCTGGTGAGCAAGGCGGGCCGCGTCTTCGTCACCGACTTCGGCCTGGCCCGGCCCGTGGGCACGCTGCCCCAGGAAGAGCCCCTGCCGGAGGAGGCGCAGTCCCTGGTGCCCTCCGAGCGGCGCATGCTGGACACGCCCCTCACCGAGGCGGGCCTCATCATCGGCACGCCCAGCTACATGTCGCCGGAGCAGTTCCGCGGAGCGGACCTGGACCCGCGCTCGGACCAGTTCAGCTTCTGCGTGGCGCTGTACTGGGCCCTCTTCCGCCAGCGCCCCTTCGAGCCGTCGAAGATGGAGGCCTACGCCTCCTCGCTGAAGGCCCAGGGCCAGCCCGCCGTGGAAGTCACCGAGCCGCTCCAGGTGACCGCCCCGCTGGAGCGCGAGCCCGCCAAGCCGCTGCCGCCCCCCGTCGTCATCCAAGAGCCGCCGCGCGACGCCAAGGTGCCCGGATGGGTGCGCCAGGCGATGATGCGCGGCCTGTCGCTGGACCCGGCCGCGCGCTTCGCGTCGATGACGGAGCTGCTCGGCGCCCTCTCGCAGGAGCACCGGCTGACGAAGCGCCGCCGCTGGGCCGCGGGCGCCAGCGCCACGGCCATGGGCGTGGCCCTGGTCGGCGGCGTCCTCTTCCAGCAGTCCCAGGTCTGCGCCGCGGCGGGAGCGCGCATGGACTCGGTGTGGAGCCCGTCGGCCCGGCAGCAGGTGGAGGCGGCGTTCCTCGCCACCGGCAAGCCCTACGCGCAGGACCTGGCCGGCAAGGTCACCCAGGTGCTGGACGGCTACGCGAACGAGTGGAAGCGGCAGAGCACCGAGGCGTGTGAAGCCACCCACGTCCACGGCGTGCAGACCGAGGAGCTGCTGACGCGGCGGACGGTGTGCCTGGCGCGGCGGCAGAAGGACTTGCGCGCCACGGTGGACCTGCTCTCCAGCGCGGACACGGCGCTGGTCACCAAGTCCCTGGACGCCGTGCACGCCCTGCCCTCCCTGGGCGAGTGCGAGGACGAGGAGTCCCTGGCCGAACAGCAGCGCCTGCCCTCGGACCCGGAGAAGCGCGCCCACATCGAGCAGTTGGAGGAGCAGGTCGCGGGCGTGAAGGCCATGGTGGACGCGGGGCGCTACCCGGCGGCCCTGGAGGCCGCGCGCGCGTTGGAAGCGCCGGTGCTCGCCACGGGCCACCTGCCACTGGTGGCGGAGCTGCGCTTCCACCTGGGCTGGCTCCACGAACAGAACGGCCAGTCCCCCGACGCCTCGAAGCTGCTCTTCCACGCCGTGCGCGACGCCGAGGCGGGACGCGCGGACCGCTTGAAGGTCGCCATCCTCAACAAGCTCCTCTTCGTGGAGGACGGGCAGCAGCACTTCGCGCAAGCCGCCGGCTGGGGTGAGCTGGCGCACGCCACGCTCCAGCGCGTGGGCGGCGAGCCCGTGCTCGAGGCCGACGTGCGGATGAACGAGGCCAACCTCGCCGTGTCGCAAGAGCGCTTCGAGGACGCGCGCGCGTTGCTGGAGCAGGCCAAGGCGCTTCAGGCCCGCGCCCTGCCCCTGGGCCACCCCAAGCGCGCGCGCACCAGCTTCCTGCTCGGCGGCGTCATGCTCGACTTGGGGCAGACCGAGAAGGCCGTGGAGCTGCTGGAGGACGCCCTGGCGCTGACCGAGGCCGCCGTGGGCCCCTGGCACCCGGACATGGCCCAGCGCCACGGCATGCTGTCGCTGACGCTGCGCGAGCTGAAGCAGGACGCCAAGGCCCTGGAGCACGCCCAGGCGGCGGCCCGCGTCCGCAAGGCGGCCCTGGGCGACAAGAGCATCCCCTACGCGGAGGCCCTGGACGAGGTGGGCATGTGCCTCCAGGGCCTGAAGCGCTACGACGAGGCGCTCAAAGCCTATGAGGAAGCGCTCGCCCTCAAGCGCGCGGCGCTGCCCGCGGACGACGAGCGGCTCCAGTACTCCTACGACGGCGTGGGACAGGCGCTGCTGGGGCTGGGCAAGGCGCGGGAGTCGGTGGAGCCGCTGCGGCAGGCCGTCGCCTTCGCCTCGGCACCGCCGGACGTGCTGGCCGAGTCGGGGTTCGCCCTGGCCCAGGCCCTGTGGCAGACCCAGCAGCCTCCGGAGGCCCGGGGGCAGGCGGTCCAGGCCCGGGCGCGCTTCAGCGAGGCGGGCATGGACGAGCGCGTGGCGGACGTGGACGCGTGGCTCGCGACCCTCCCGCCCGAGCGGACCCCGGCCCCCGCCCGGTCGCCTGTTCGAAAGCTCCAGAGGTAAGGGCTCCTGGGGCGCAACGGGTGGCGGGCCGCGCCGGGCGTGTTAGCGTCCCGCCACCGTGGCCCCGCCGACTGAAGAGGAACCGCAGCTTGACCCGACGCTGACGCTGAGCCGCGCGCGGCAAGGCCGGGTCCGGTTGAAGCTCATGGTGCTGTCAGGCCCGGAGTCCGGCCAGAGCCATGCGCTCACCAAGTCCGAATACGTGCTGGGCAAGGCGCCCACGTGCGACATCGTCCTCACCGACAAGACGATTTCCCGCGAGCACCTCAAGCTGACCGTCCACGAAGAGCACGTGGTGGCCACGGACCTGGGTTCGCGCAACGGCTCGTCCTGTGATGGCCGGCGCTTCACCGAGCTGGAGCTGCACCCGGGCACCGTC
This genomic window from Myxococcus hansupus contains:
- a CDS encoding TIGR02269 family lipoprotein, whose translation is MRRSDALLLLLAVAVVGCSTVAHDERRSAPGELSEACLPAHEDPCVSLQCDQDTCGLYLCENLAPEVRPARLPPARPPVAAAPGSGPRRNRGRDPRHPNSAAPVMVFPNWNGARERTVPPTHQLPAGRFEKHHIFPQAELLARWFERQGVKIHNYTLPIPRDLHRKIHGGDGRGGAWNQAWRDFMLAHPRATPADIYKHAGELIYRFQLLGGPIQSYYSTQR
- a CDS encoding double-CXXCG motif protein, giving the protein MTRFFWLGEDTSSATHSGGTIDAWHKWGLPGVHCPTCGATWSDVGYDYPCVDLSRLPERALFERPRPEPFSEFARLRELVRPLVPPHAVLPPGTGFGPLMGKATGRFGPTAWVEQLLLLVQPGVLSRLQADGVEGLVGCRTELTFRQKSPPELLELQMEPLGRLHPDCIPSEVPPPCETCGRHGFSRPEAPILDAASLPSGVDLFRVGNFATMVIGTERFMEAARRQQLDGITYREVPART
- a CDS encoding serine/threonine-protein kinase gives rise to the protein MTMKNSGRGNAGTGREDDAYGTGPGSRREDAPPVPQVGRYFLLKRLGQGGMGVVYAAYDPDLDRKVALKLLHADSRTDTEEARARLLREAQAMARVSHPNVIPIFDVDVWGDRVFLAMELVDGGTLASWVKEGQRSWREILASFLDAGRGLQAAHEAGLVHRDFKPANVLVSKAGRVFVTDFGLARPVGTLPQEEPLPEEAQSLVPSERRMLDTPLTEAGLIIGTPSYMSPEQFRGADLDPRSDQFSFCVALYWALFRQRPFEPSKMEAYASSLKAQGQPAVEVTEPLQVTAPLEREPAKPLPPPVVIQEPPRDAKVPGWVRQAMMRGLSLDPAARFASMTELLGALSQEHRLTKRRRWAAGASATAMGVALVGGVLFQQSQVCAAAGARMDSVWSPSARQQVEAAFLATGKPYAQDLAGKVTQVLDGYANEWKRQSTEACEATHVHGVQTEELLTRRTVCLARRQKDLRATVDLLSSADTALVTKSLDAVHALPSLGECEDEESLAEQQRLPSDPEKRAHIEQLEEQVAGVKAMVDAGRYPAALEAARALEAPVLATGHLPLVAELRFHLGWLHEQNGQSPDASKLLFHAVRDAEAGRADRLKVAILNKLLFVEDGQQHFAQAAGWGELAHATLQRVGGEPVLEADVRMNEANLAVSQERFEDARALLEQAKALQARALPLGHPKRARTSFLLGGVMLDLGQTEKAVELLEDALALTEAAVGPWHPDMAQRHGMLSLTLRELKQDAKALEHAQAAARVRKAALGDKSIPYAEALDEVGMCLQGLKRYDEALKAYEEALALKRAALPADDERLQYSYDGVGQALLGLGKARESVEPLRQAVAFASAPPDVLAESGFALAQALWQTQQPPEARGQAVQARARFSEAGMDERVADVDAWLATLPPERTPAPARSPVRKLQR